A single genomic interval of Lacrimispora sphenoides JCM 1415 harbors:
- a CDS encoding Dps family protein: MSKNLFEKLNEYLANQQVMYIKLHNLHWYVKGRSFFTLHAKLEELYDQTAQIMDDVAERLLALGGSPVASLKKALALSSVKELEDVPISSDETIKSLISDVEYWIRDTKEIVKLAEDDDDGATADQFNGYLAEYQKLLWMLKSYIS; the protein is encoded by the coding sequence ATGAGCAAGAATTTATTTGAGAAACTTAATGAGTATCTGGCCAACCAGCAGGTCATGTATATCAAGCTTCATAACCTTCACTGGTATGTAAAAGGCCGCAGCTTCTTCACACTTCATGCAAAGCTGGAAGAGCTGTACGACCAGACCGCCCAGATTATGGATGATGTAGCGGAGCGGCTGCTGGCTTTGGGCGGTTCCCCAGTAGCCAGCTTAAAGAAGGCACTGGCTCTCTCTTCCGTAAAAGAGCTGGAGGACGTTCCAATCTCCTCAGACGAAACCATTAAAAGCCTGATTTCGGATGTAGAATACTGGATCCGGGATACAAAGGAAATCGTCAAGCTGGCCGAAGACGATGACGATGGAGCAACCGCAGATCAATTTAATGGATATCTGGCCGAATATCAGAAACTTTTGTGGATGTTGAAGTCGTATATCAGCTAA
- a CDS encoding tyrosine-type recombinase/integrase — MVKEYAVTSSEAENKSVVEQSLDDFRDYLEFNNMSSNTVHVYLFAVKQFLGLYHVISHDNLMLYKCYLMEHYKPQTVNLRIRALNCYTESLQLSSSKMLMIRVQQKTFLENVISQADYEYLKKCLIRSGNMLYYFVIRFMAATGVRVSELVQIKVEHVKRGYMDIYSKDNKIRRIYIPKSLRDDALKWLRQIDRVSGYVFLNRYGDPITPAGIRGQLKKFTVLYDLDPKVVYPHSFRHRFAKNFIECCGDISMLSDILGHESIETTRIYLHRSSTEQKQIVNQIVNW; from the coding sequence ATGGTAAAAGAATACGCCGTAACTAGTTCAGAAGCTGAAAACAAAAGTGTCGTCGAGCAAAGCCTTGATGATTTTCGTGACTACCTGGAGTTCAACAACATGTCCTCCAATACCGTTCACGTATATTTATTTGCAGTAAAACAATTTCTTGGGTTATATCATGTGATCAGCCATGACAATCTCATGCTTTATAAATGTTATCTAATGGAACATTACAAACCTCAGACAGTCAACTTAAGAATCAGGGCTCTTAATTGTTACACGGAGTCTTTGCAGCTGTCCTCATCGAAAATGCTGATGATTCGGGTTCAGCAGAAAACATTTCTGGAAAATGTTATCAGCCAGGCTGATTATGAGTATTTAAAAAAATGTCTGATACGTTCCGGAAACATGCTGTATTATTTTGTCATACGTTTTATGGCAGCCACAGGCGTCCGGGTCAGCGAGCTGGTCCAGATTAAAGTAGAGCATGTAAAACGCGGTTATATGGATATTTACTCTAAGGATAATAAAATAAGAAGAATCTACATACCCAAAAGTCTCCGGGACGATGCTTTAAAATGGCTGCGCCAGATTGACCGTGTAAGCGGATACGTATTCTTAAACCGTTACGGAGATCCGATCACGCCTGCCGGAATCCGGGGCCAGCTGAAAAAATTTACCGTCCTCTATGATTTGGATCCCAAAGTGGTTTATCCCCATTCCTTCCGTCACCGCTTTGCCAAGAATTTCATTGAATGCTGTGGGGACATTTCCATGCTTTCGGATATTTTAGGACATGAAAGCATTGAAACTACAAGGATCTATCTTCACCGGAGCAGTACGGAACAAAAGCAGATCGTCAATCAAATTGTGAATTGGTAG
- the murI gene encoding glutamate racemase: MADRNSPIGVFDSGVGGLTVAREIMRQMPDERIVYFGDTARVPYGSKSCSTVIRFTRQIIRFLMTQDVKAIVIACNTATACALEAVEKEVDIPVVGVIHAGARTAIESTKNGKIGIIGTEGTIRSGVYTRVMKEMREDIEVTGKPCPLLVPLVEEGLLHDSVTDEIASRYLSELKGKYIDTLVLGCTHYPLLRSTVGRLMGPEVTLVNPAYETALELKQILDENGLLCGQDSSDLEKYRFYVSDLAEKFTSFAASILPGQVKETKQINIEEY, encoded by the coding sequence ATGGCAGACAGAAATTCACCTATAGGAGTATTTGATTCAGGTGTAGGCGGGCTGACAGTTGCACGGGAGATCATGCGGCAGATGCCGGATGAAAGAATCGTATATTTTGGAGATACTGCAAGGGTGCCTTATGGCAGTAAATCCTGCAGCACAGTGATTCGTTTTACCAGACAGATCATCCGCTTTCTCATGACCCAGGATGTGAAGGCTATCGTGATTGCCTGTAATACCGCCACTGCCTGCGCCCTTGAGGCGGTAGAAAAGGAAGTGGACATTCCTGTTGTAGGCGTGATCCATGCAGGAGCAAGAACCGCCATAGAGTCAACGAAAAACGGGAAGATCGGCATCATTGGAACAGAAGGGACCATACGAAGCGGAGTATATACCAGAGTGATGAAGGAAATGCGAGAAGATATTGAAGTGACCGGAAAACCATGCCCTCTCTTGGTTCCGCTGGTGGAGGAAGGGCTTTTACATGATTCTGTTACCGATGAAATCGCTTCCAGATACTTAAGTGAATTAAAAGGAAAATATATTGACACACTGGTACTGGGCTGTACCCATTATCCCCTTCTCCGTTCTACCGTGGGAAGGCTTATGGGACCAGAGGTGACTTTGGTAAACCCTGCATATGAAACTGCATTGGAATTAAAACAGATTCTGGACGAAAATGGCCTATTATGCGGACAGGACAGCAGTGATCTGGAAAAATACCGTTTCTATGTCAGTGACCTGGCAGAGAAGTTCACCAGCTTTGCCGCCTCCATCCTTCCGGGACAGGTAAAAGAGACAAAACAAATCAATATTGAGGAGTACTAA
- a CDS encoding DUF1934 domain-containing protein encodes MTRDVLISISGMQIAEDDSNSVEMITAGDYFLKNGKHYILYDEIQEDTGGVTKNTIKIHQSGLDIIKRGSSSVHMTFEKDKKNMSCYATPIGELMIGINTKDIQIHEEEDSLKVRVAYSLDINYQHVSECNIVLDIHSKSTVDFRLLN; translated from the coding sequence ATGACAAGAGATGTTCTCATCAGCATCAGCGGGATGCAGATTGCAGAAGACGACAGCAATTCAGTCGAGATGATCACAGCCGGCGATTATTTTTTAAAAAACGGCAAGCACTACATTCTGTATGACGAGATCCAGGAAGATACAGGGGGAGTGACTAAAAACACCATTAAGATCCATCAGTCCGGGCTGGATATCATCAAACGCGGAAGCTCCAGCGTTCATATGACATTTGAAAAGGATAAAAAAAATATGTCCTGCTATGCCACCCCCATTGGAGAACTGATGATCGGGATCAACACAAAGGATATTCAGATCCATGAGGAAGAGGACAGCTTAAAGGTGCGGGTGGCCTATTCCCTTGATATCAATTATCAGCATGTTTCGGAATGCAACATTGTGCTTGATATTCACTCCAAATCCACAGTAGATTTTCGTCTCTTAAATTAA
- the spoIIR gene encoding stage II sporulation protein R has translation MKQRHDLFLCITCLLIAFLLTVSDGRQKDEALAARIAPEILRFHVLANSDSTEDQTLKLKVRTMLLNSIYEDLGENASLEETKDFVLTHTDSLERKAEHYMKKLGYNYPAHMELTNCYFPTKTYGDMVFPCGNYEAVRVKIGEGKGRNWWCVLYPPLCFTDSSYAVVPEASKAILKSSIDESDYQIISREAPKIHIRFKLVDLLSKKAEPIVQKPLQSR, from the coding sequence ATGAAACAGAGACACGATTTATTTTTATGTATTACCTGTCTTCTGATCGCATTTTTGCTTACCGTGTCAGACGGAAGGCAAAAGGATGAAGCGCTGGCTGCACGGATCGCCCCGGAAATCCTGCGTTTTCACGTATTAGCAAACAGCGACAGCACAGAAGACCAAACCCTCAAATTAAAAGTTCGCACCATGCTGCTCAATTCAATATATGAGGACCTTGGAGAAAATGCATCCCTTGAGGAAACAAAAGACTTTGTTCTAACTCACACAGACAGCCTGGAAAGAAAAGCGGAACACTACATGAAAAAACTGGGATATAATTATCCCGCACATATGGAACTGACCAATTGTTACTTTCCCACCAAAACCTATGGAGACATGGTATTTCCCTGCGGCAATTATGAGGCCGTCCGGGTAAAAATAGGCGAAGGAAAAGGACGCAACTGGTGGTGCGTCCTTTATCCTCCGCTATGTTTCACAGATTCTTCGTATGCGGTTGTACCGGAAGCTTCCAAAGCAATATTAAAAAGTTCCATAGATGAATCTGATTATCAGATAATCAGCCGGGAAGCTCCAAAGATCCATATCCGTTTCAAGCTGGTTGATCTGCTTTCCAAGAAAGCGGAGCCTATTGTTCAGAAGCCGTTACAATCCCGTTAA
- a CDS encoding TolC family protein: MRKKGYLSACMAVTLALTAALPVYGAAGPGSTGTAIPDGMTEETWNRLNDQTIEFDELSNLVRYFNPDVQNIADSAGNELSNQQYVYDEMRQYIRDLNDDAQAMKDSGATGSDEGMMIYLALKGTAKGLSSNAEKLNNGLKRIDLGVKKNVDRYSKTFSSAADQIMIGYNSALANRAMVQKALDLSISGYEAQSISLKQGLATEADVLAANKGVLAAQAALDQLDNTIDGLKRSLCLMTGYPADGSVQIGEIPQLDLSVIGALDLAADTAKAIGNNYDLIDSRRGASNKTTTGMKNKEASISEGEQNLTVTMQSYYQEILQSKAAYDAASTAYEKAVLEKQKADRSYQLGMLSKINYLQAQMAFSQAEGEKQTAYNTLYQAYSTYQWAVNGIVTASEQ, encoded by the coding sequence ATGAGAAAGAAAGGCTATTTATCTGCCTGTATGGCAGTGACGCTCGCCCTTACCGCTGCCCTGCCGGTTTATGGGGCAGCAGGACCCGGCAGTACGGGAACGGCCATTCCTGATGGGATGACAGAGGAAACTTGGAACAGGCTTAACGATCAGACCATAGAATTTGATGAGCTTTCCAATTTAGTGAGGTATTTTAATCCTGATGTTCAGAACATAGCCGATTCGGCTGGTAATGAGTTAAGCAACCAGCAGTATGTCTATGACGAAATGAGACAGTATATCCGGGATCTCAATGACGATGCCCAGGCGATGAAAGATTCAGGGGCCACAGGCAGCGATGAAGGGATGATGATATACTTGGCCTTAAAAGGCACGGCAAAGGGCCTGAGCAGTAATGCGGAGAAACTGAATAACGGACTCAAACGAATTGACTTGGGAGTCAAGAAAAATGTTGACCGCTATTCAAAGACCTTCTCATCTGCCGCAGATCAGATCATGATTGGCTATAATAGCGCCCTAGCCAATCGGGCCATGGTTCAAAAGGCACTGGATTTAAGTATATCAGGCTATGAAGCCCAGTCAATAAGCCTTAAACAGGGCTTGGCGACGGAAGCTGATGTGCTGGCAGCCAATAAAGGGGTCCTGGCAGCACAGGCCGCTCTTGACCAGCTTGACAACACCATCGACGGTTTGAAGCGATCTCTTTGCCTGATGACCGGCTATCCGGCGGATGGATCAGTTCAGATCGGTGAGATCCCCCAACTGGACCTTTCCGTTATCGGGGCCCTGGACTTAGCAGCGGATACAGCAAAGGCGATTGGTAATAATTACGACCTGATTGATAGCCGTCGCGGGGCGTCCAACAAGACTACTACCGGCATGAAAAACAAGGAAGCCAGTATCTCAGAGGGAGAGCAGAACCTCACGGTTACCATGCAGTCCTATTACCAGGAGATCCTTCAGTCTAAAGCCGCCTATGACGCCGCCTCCACCGCTTATGAAAAGGCGGTGCTGGAAAAGCAGAAGGCTGACCGTTCCTATCAGCTGGGCATGCTGAGTAAGATAAACTATTTGCAGGCCCAGATGGCATTTTCACAGGCAGAGGGAGAAAAGCAAACCGCTTATAACACCTTATATCAGGCCTATAGTACCTACCAGTGGGCAGTTAACGGGATTGTAACGGCTTCTGAACAATAG
- a CDS encoding TolC family protein, with protein MRKWKQISAFCLAAALTVSGPAATVWAGSPEFARTPEEWAKLRDNVMEYDELAGLIREYNVTVQKNQLDINDKKKDDRITSDQNAQYYRDAANDYRNMITGDDPVSDASGAASANRAEVMADNNVEDLQVYQLTYEQEEANLVATAQSSMITYFQQRYELETAKSSLEFLEAAYQSALVKQSAGMATQTDVLGALESVQSTQASIDKLTSSVEETRQKLCVMLGWKYNDTPDILEIPAVNMERIAAMNPDTDKESALGNSYTLKINKRKLENAVGDITKQTLNRTISNNEQNIGSDLTKRYRAVLQAKAAYDQAGAELALESKNMDTAQRKYDLGALSKLDYLKQKNAYDTKNLAIKTAELALFQAVQNYDNALNGLASAGGL; from the coding sequence ATGAGAAAATGGAAACAGATCAGTGCTTTCTGCCTTGCGGCAGCACTTACTGTCTCCGGACCGGCGGCCACAGTTTGGGCCGGAAGCCCGGAGTTTGCAAGAACCCCAGAGGAGTGGGCAAAGCTCCGTGACAATGTGATGGAATACGATGAACTGGCAGGCCTGATCCGTGAATATAATGTAACGGTTCAGAAAAACCAGCTGGATATTAATGATAAGAAAAAGGATGACAGGATTACCAGTGATCAGAATGCCCAGTATTACCGGGATGCGGCAAACGATTACAGGAACATGATTACCGGAGATGATCCGGTGTCTGATGCAAGCGGTGCGGCCAGCGCCAACCGTGCGGAAGTCATGGCAGATAACAATGTAGAGGATTTGCAGGTATATCAGCTTACCTATGAGCAGGAGGAGGCCAATCTGGTAGCAACGGCCCAGTCTTCCATGATCACCTATTTTCAGCAGAGATATGAGCTGGAAACTGCAAAGAGCAGCCTGGAGTTTTTAGAGGCTGCGTACCAGTCCGCACTGGTAAAGCAAAGTGCAGGAATGGCAACCCAGACCGATGTACTGGGTGCCTTAGAGAGTGTTCAGAGCACCCAGGCCTCCATTGATAAGCTGACATCTTCCGTAGAGGAGACCAGACAGAAGCTTTGTGTTATGCTGGGCTGGAAATACAACGACACACCGGATATTTTGGAAATTCCAGCTGTGAATATGGAACGCATTGCAGCCATGAACCCGGATACAGATAAGGAATCTGCCCTGGGCAACAGCTATACCTTAAAAATCAATAAGAGGAAGCTGGAAAATGCCGTAGGGGATATTACAAAGCAGACCTTGAACCGGACGATTTCAAACAATGAGCAGAATATTGGTTCCGATCTGACAAAGCGCTACCGGGCGGTTCTTCAGGCAAAGGCAGCGTATGACCAGGCTGGAGCTGAGCTTGCTCTGGAAAGCAAAAATATGGATACTGCCCAGAGGAAATATGACCTGGGAGCTTTAAGCAAACTGGATTATCTAAAGCAGAAAAATGCATATGACACGAAGAATCTCGCTATAAAGACAGCAGAGCTTGCCCTGTTCCAGGCGGTTCAAAATTATGATAATGCGTTAAACGGACTGGCTTCGGCAGGAGGTTTATAA
- a CDS encoding tyrosine-type recombinase/integrase, with the protein MLNEELLNDFKKFLKKKNLSNNTITAYAGSVRLFYSMYKEITPESLQLYKSYLITRYRPATINQRIYAMNHFSRFLADTNGEEYILVASYHLPSVKVQQKTFLDTVISNEDYEIFKEKLKEEKNYFWYFIVRFLAATGARVSELIQIKVEHLNLGYLDLYSKGGKVRRIYFPDSLCEEALEWCHSQGKRSGFLFLNKEGRLITPRGINFQLKHLARRYGIDPDTVYPHSFRHRFAKNFLACFNDISLLADLMGHESIETTRIYLTRSSQEQQQILDEIITW; encoded by the coding sequence ATGTTAAATGAAGAATTATTGAATGATTTTAAGAAATTTCTGAAGAAAAAGAATTTATCAAATAATACCATTACGGCCTATGCGGGCAGTGTCCGGCTTTTTTACAGTATGTATAAGGAAATCACACCGGAAAGCCTTCAGCTTTATAAAAGCTACCTGATCACCCGCTACCGGCCGGCAACCATCAACCAGCGGATCTATGCCATGAATCACTTTTCCCGTTTTCTGGCAGATACCAATGGAGAGGAATATATTTTAGTCGCCTCTTACCATCTGCCTTCGGTAAAAGTCCAGCAAAAAACGTTCCTGGATACCGTTATTTCTAATGAAGATTACGAGATTTTTAAAGAGAAGTTAAAAGAAGAGAAGAATTATTTCTGGTATTTTATTGTCCGCTTTCTGGCAGCCACAGGCGCCAGGGTCAGTGAATTGATCCAAATCAAGGTGGAACATTTAAACCTGGGCTATCTGGACCTTTATTCCAAAGGAGGAAAGGTGCGCCGAATCTATTTTCCGGATTCCCTATGTGAAGAGGCGCTGGAATGGTGCCACAGCCAGGGCAAACGAAGCGGTTTCCTCTTTTTAAACAAAGAAGGACGTCTGATCACCCCGCGGGGAATCAATTTTCAGCTGAAGCATCTGGCCAGGCGCTATGGAATAGATCCTGACACGGTTTATCCTCATTCCTTCCGCCACCGTTTTGCCAAAAACTTTTTGGCCTGTTTTAACGATATTTCTCTTTTGGCGGATTTAATGGGACATGAAAGCATTGAGACTACCAGGATTTATCTCACCCGTTCCAGCCAGGAGCAGCAGCAGATTCTGGACGAAATTATCACATGGTAA
- a CDS encoding D-alanine--D-alanine ligase family protein has product MDRKTAVILFGGQSSEHIVSCMSVVNVINHINREKYDVVLIGITEEGRWIKTDSVEDIEKGTWKDGPVSAVISPDATMSGVILMDGEKTEIVRVDVVFPVLHGLFGEDGTVQGLLELAGIPYVGCGVLASAISMDKLYTKIVADDLGITQAAYVPVMRHDLKDIEAVAGRVEEKFSYPVFVKPSNAGSSKGVSRAGDRKELMEALAEAANHDRKILVEEMIVGREIECAVFGGGNVPAEASGVGEILAAAEFYDFDAKYNNSDSRTVVDPVLPEGATERVREAAMAIFRAVDGYGLARVDFFVKKDGSVVFNEINTMPGFTAISMYPMLWESTGMNKDQLIDRLLEHAMDRYRI; this is encoded by the coding sequence ATGGATAGAAAAACTGCGGTTATACTATTCGGCGGCCAGTCATCAGAGCATATTGTATCCTGTATGTCAGTGGTCAATGTTATTAACCATATTAATAGAGAGAAATACGATGTAGTTTTAATTGGGATCACAGAAGAAGGCCGTTGGATAAAAACGGATTCTGTAGAAGATATAGAAAAAGGCACATGGAAAGATGGTCCGGTTTCAGCCGTGATCTCTCCTGATGCAACCATGAGCGGTGTTATTCTGATGGACGGGGAAAAGACAGAGATCGTCAGGGTTGATGTGGTATTCCCAGTGCTCCATGGATTGTTCGGGGAGGATGGAACCGTTCAAGGGCTTTTGGAGCTGGCGGGAATTCCATATGTTGGCTGCGGGGTGCTGGCTTCTGCTATTTCCATGGATAAATTATATACAAAGATCGTAGCAGATGATCTGGGAATCACTCAGGCAGCCTATGTGCCGGTGATGCGCCATGATTTAAAGGACATAGAGGCGGTTGCAGGAAGGGTAGAGGAGAAGTTCTCTTACCCAGTGTTTGTAAAGCCCTCCAATGCAGGCTCTTCCAAGGGAGTAAGCCGTGCGGGTGACAGGAAAGAACTTATGGAGGCTTTGGCAGAAGCTGCAAATCATGACCGCAAGATTCTGGTAGAAGAGATGATTGTCGGACGGGAAATCGAATGCGCCGTATTCGGAGGCGGAAACGTACCGGCAGAAGCTTCCGGAGTAGGAGAGATCCTTGCGGCAGCGGAGTTCTATGATTTTGATGCGAAGTATAACAACTCTGATTCCAGAACGGTTGTAGACCCGGTTCTGCCAGAGGGAGCTACAGAGCGGGTAAGAGAAGCTGCTATGGCCATTTTCCGGGCAGTAGACGGCTATGGCCTGGCAAGAGTCGACTTTTTTGTGAAAAAGGATGGCAGTGTAGTATTCAATGAGATCAATACCATGCCCGGATTTACGGCGATCAGCATGTATCCCATGCTCTGGGAATCGACTGGAATGAATAAGGATCAATTGATTGACCGGCTGCTGGAGCATGCAATGGACCGTTACAGGATATAG
- a CDS encoding AAA family ATPase, with protein MIISFRFKNFRSFLDETFIDMKAVNYKEHPNHLVMAGNKKLLKTLAIYGANSSGKTNIFLAFTSFHSFIFWQLFSMEDIPRKHFMSLLQISSLDRILPFLDEKINTQPTEMELTFISGERVYEYGFSVLNKRVLTENLAVDNHVVFTRNADEITIGRQYEKVLRQKTGIRPHEDRLFCSILTCLDIPEITAFMEPFESFFSKRITYYCDFLEPFQLAGHLIMDGRAYKALENPEALNYALGQLRKLGIPAEELIIEKGIPKLGYRVKSRETGEYQIQYMDYTKVSLGTMKYLQLFIQVYHLSQEGGVLIIDNISNEFHPSVTKFFIDTFQKDKNLNIQILFTTYDISILNNQQFRRDEVAFVDMNEYHESRLYTLADIKVRSDASFSKDYLLGKYGAIPLLKESIH; from the coding sequence ATGATAATTTCTTTTCGTTTTAAAAACTTTCGTTCCTTTCTGGATGAAACTTTTATTGATATGAAAGCGGTTAATTACAAGGAACATCCAAATCATCTGGTAATGGCCGGTAACAAGAAACTGCTTAAAACTCTGGCTATATATGGAGCAAATTCCAGCGGAAAAACCAATATTTTTCTCGCTTTTACCAGCTTTCACTCTTTTATCTTCTGGCAGCTTTTTTCAATGGAGGACATTCCCAGAAAACATTTTATGTCGCTCTTACAGATCAGCTCTTTGGATAGAATTCTTCCATTTCTGGATGAGAAAATCAACACCCAGCCAACGGAAATGGAGCTTACCTTTATCAGCGGAGAGCGGGTCTATGAATATGGCTTCTCTGTCCTGAATAAGAGAGTTCTCACGGAAAACCTGGCCGTGGATAACCATGTGGTATTTACACGGAATGCCGACGAAATCACCATCGGACGCCAGTATGAAAAAGTATTACGACAGAAGACAGGAATCCGTCCTCACGAGGACCGGTTATTCTGTTCTATTTTAACATGCCTGGATATTCCCGAGATCACGGCATTCATGGAGCCTTTTGAGTCCTTTTTTTCGAAGCGGATCACATATTATTGTGATTTTCTTGAACCATTCCAGCTTGCGGGCCATCTGATCATGGATGGAAGGGCATACAAAGCCCTTGAAAATCCGGAGGCCCTTAATTATGCCTTAGGGCAGCTAAGAAAGCTGGGAATCCCGGCAGAAGAACTTATTATTGAAAAGGGAATCCCCAAGCTTGGATACCGGGTGAAATCCCGGGAAACCGGGGAATACCAAATACAATATATGGACTACACAAAGGTTTCCCTGGGCACTATGAAATACCTTCAATTATTCATTCAGGTTTATCATCTGTCCCAGGAGGGCGGTGTTCTGATCATTGATAACATATCAAATGAATTCCATCCGTCTGTTACAAAGTTTTTTATTGATACTTTTCAGAAGGACAAAAATTTAAACATACAGATTCTTTTCACGACCTACGATATTTCTATCTTAAATAACCAGCAGTTCCGACGGGATGAAGTGGCTTTTGTGGATATGAACGAATATCATGAATCCAGGCTCTACACCTTAGCAGACATAAAGGTCCGGTCTGACGCCAGCTTCTCCAAGGACTATCTTTTAGGCAAATATGGAGCGATCCCGCTTCTTAAAGAATCCATTCACTAG
- a CDS encoding cell wall-binding protein, which produces MRKQTKLVAVLSTAALLALGASMSSFAATGWQEENGTWVYYDKSGDLETEKWEKSGDNWFYLNEDGEMATDVVVEYSDNYYYVDENGAMVTNQWVSVENDDYDGGDDDDEEPMNHWYYFGSNGKAFKSSSNGNNASFKTVNGKKYIFDDEGKMLYGWIDDSGERVTGDDKWRDGIYYCGDENDGAQKVGEWAYLDIVDNSYDSAVDPGVSSDNLFDDEDQTRYFYFKTNGKKMTDEKGKTINGKKYSFDEYGRMNAEWVNWEATPTEAKATNSTATDSQGNANYTRGFRYYGSPEDGARVTKGWFQVVPDSYLNKDDYDDDETNWYYSDKDGKLVASEIKTINGKKYAFDSYGVMKDGLVAIKFVGNSTTNIDDVAGDDDLANYNFDTEDEFKDNVSGLYTDANYRMYYFGSDNDGAMKTGKQNVSIDGDSFQFLFNKSGSSKGQGKFGVDSDKYYLGGMLLKADKDDKYSVVKATTVDGEYTEIKLLTTEKFLDDVTYDKVSKNGYSEYYEVDAADKKDGNKTVTYRLVNTSGSVQKSKSKAKDGDDRCYKVESNKVITAVFVED; this is translated from the coding sequence ATGAGAAAGCAGACCAAATTAGTTGCTGTATTATCAACAGCAGCGCTGCTGGCTTTAGGTGCTTCTATGTCCTCTTTCGCAGCAACCGGCTGGCAGGAAGAGAATGGAACATGGGTGTACTATGACAAGAGCGGAGATTTAGAGACTGAGAAGTGGGAAAAATCAGGAGATAACTGGTTCTACTTAAACGAAGACGGCGAGATGGCTACCGATGTTGTTGTTGAATACAGTGACAACTACTATTATGTAGATGAGAACGGTGCTATGGTAACCAATCAGTGGGTTTCCGTAGAAAATGATGATTATGACGGCGGTGATGATGACGATGAAGAACCAATGAATCACTGGTACTACTTCGGATCTAACGGTAAAGCCTTTAAGAGCTCCAGTAATGGAAACAATGCTTCTTTCAAGACCGTCAACGGAAAGAAATACATTTTTGATGATGAAGGCAAAATGTTGTATGGCTGGATTGACGACAGCGGCGAAAGAGTAACTGGTGATGACAAGTGGCGTGACGGTATTTACTATTGCGGAGATGAGAATGATGGTGCTCAGAAAGTTGGCGAATGGGCGTATCTGGATATCGTGGATAATAGCTACGACAGCGCTGTAGATCCTGGTGTATCCAGCGACAACTTGTTTGATGATGAAGATCAGACCCGTTATTTCTATTTCAAGACTAACGGTAAAAAGATGACCGACGAAAAAGGTAAGACAATTAATGGCAAGAAATACAGCTTTGATGAATATGGCCGTATGAATGCTGAATGGGTTAACTGGGAAGCTACACCTACCGAGGCAAAAGCAACAAACAGCACTGCTACTGACTCACAGGGAAATGCTAATTACACCAGAGGATTCAGATATTACGGAAGCCCTGAAGATGGCGCCAGAGTAACCAAGGGCTGGTTCCAGGTTGTGCCTGATTCTTATCTGAATAAAGATGATTATGATGATGATGAGACTAACTGGTACTATTCTGATAAAGATGGTAAATTAGTTGCATCTGAAATCAAGACCATTAATGGCAAGAAATATGCGTTTGATTCCTATGGCGTCATGAAGGATGGCCTGGTTGCTATTAAGTTTGTTGGCAACAGTACAACTAACATTGATGATGTTGCAGGTGATGACGACTTAGCAAATTACAACTTTGATACAGAAGATGAATTCAAAGATAATGTATCTGGTTTGTATACGGATGCAAATTACAGAATGTACTATTTTGGAAGCGACAATGACGGTGCTATGAAGACTGGCAAGCAGAATGTCAGCATTGACGGAGATTCTTTCCAGTTCTTATTTAATAAGTCCGGAAGCTCCAAGGGACAGGGTAAATTTGGTGTTGATAGTGACAAATATTACCTTGGAGGCATGCTGTTAAAGGCTGATAAGGACGACAAGTACTCTGTAGTTAAGGCTACAACTGTTGATGGAGAATATACAGAAATCAAACTTCTGACAACAGAGAAGTTCTTGGATGATGTAACTTATGATAAAGTAAGCAAAAACGGATATTCCGAGTATTATGAGGTTGATGCTGCAGATAAAAAAGATGGTAATAAGACTGTAACATATAGACTGGTTAATACCTCTGGTAGTGTTCAGAAGAGCAAGAGCAAGGCAAAAGACGGCGATGATCGTTGCTACAAAGTAGAAAGCAATAAAGTGATCACAGCTGTATTTGTAGAGGATTAA